Below is a genomic region from Amycolatopsis sp. 195334CR.
TCAGCCCGATCTCGGCGCAATCGTCCTTGTCCCACTGCAGAATCGTGCGATCGGCCATGCGGGCGTTCTCCACCGGCACGATCTCCGAAACGGGCTGGTCGGTGATCACCATGCCGCCGGGGTGGATGCCCAGGTGTCGCGGTGAACCCTCCAGCCCCGCGGCCAGATCGAGGACGTCGTCGGGGATGTCCTGGTCGGGATCCGCGCGGGCGGAAGCCAGCGAACCCCACGCGTCCAGGGTTTTGGCCCAGCGGTCGATCTGGCCGGGGGAGTGGCCGAGGGCGCGGGCGGCGTCGCGGACCGCGGAGCGGTTGCGGTAGGTGATCACGTTGGCGACCAGCGCGGCCCGGTGACGGCCGTGGCGCTCGTACACGTACTGGATGACCTCTTCGCGGCGGTCGGACTCGATGTCGATGTCGATGTCCGGCGGCCCGTCGCGTTCGGGGGCGAGGAAGCGCTCGAACAGCAGACCCCACTTCACCGGGTCGGCTTTGGTGATGCCCAGGGCGTAGCAGACCGCGGAGTTCGCCGCCGAGCCCCGGCCCTGGCAGAGGATGTCGTTCTCCCCGCAGAACCGCACGATGTCCCACACCACCAGGAAATAGCCCGGGAAACCCAGGCCTTCGATGATGTCGAGCTCGTGGTCCAGCTGGGCGTAGGCCTTCGGGTTCTCCTCGCGCGGACCGTAGTGCCGCGCGGCGCCTTCCCAGGTCAGGTGCCGCAGGAAGGTGATCTCCGTGTAACCCTCCTCGACCGGGAACGGCGGCAACCGCGGCGCGACCAGGCGAAGATCGAACGAGCACTCGACACCGAGCAGAGCGGCGTTCTGCACGACCTTCTCGTACCGGGAGAAGATCTCGATCATTTCCGCGCCCGAGCGCAGGAACGCGTCGTCGCTGGCCCGCAGCCAGCCCTCCATCTCGTCGACCGAGCGCTTCGCTCGCAACGCCGCGACGGCCGGCGCGAGCGCGCGGCCCCGCCCCGGCGAGTGGTAGCGCACCCCCTTGGACGCGATCGCGGTCAGGCCGTGGCGCGCGGCCAGGGCAGCCAGGTCGTCGTTGTGCACGTCGTCGAGCGGTTCCCCGTAGGCGATCAGTTCCATCACCACGTGCTCGCGGCCGAACTGCTCGATCAGGGTGGTGAGCGCTCGTTCGGCGGCGGGGAGGCCACCGGTGAGGTAAGCGCTGCGCACCGCTCCGTGATCCCCGCCGGTCAGGACCTTGACGTGCCCGGCCAGCTCACGCACCAACTCCTCGCGGTCATACCGCGGCAGGCCCTTCTCCGCGTCGGCGCGCAGGTGCGCGGCGGAGATGACCCGGCACAGCCGCCGGTAACCCTCCGGGCCGCGGGCCAGCACGAGCAGGTGCTCGCCTTCGGGGTAGGCGACGCCGGTCTGCTGGCGGGGCAGGTCCAGGCTGAGCTCGGCGCCGTAGACCGTGCGGACGCCGAGTTCGCGGGCGGCCTGGGCGAAGCGGACCGCGCCGTACATGCCGTCCAGATCGGTCAGCGCGAGCGCGTCCAGCCCCAGCCGCGCGGCTTCCTCGACCAGTTCCTCTGGCGAGGAGACACCGTCGAGGAAGCTGAAGTAGGAGCGGCAGTGCAGCTCGGCGAAGGGCACGTGCGCGGGTGAGGCTGCGCTGCTGGCGGGCGGCGGCTTCCGCTGGAGATCCTGTGGCGGCACGTACAGCTCGCGGCGCCGGTTCGAGGTCGGGCTGTCGCGCTCGATGCCCTCCGCGACCGCCCGGCCGTCCAGTCGCGCGGCCAGATCCTTCCAGCGCGACCCCGCGCCACCGTTGAACGACACCGGCTGAACACCCTCACCAAGCTCGAGCCGTCGAGGGGAAGCCGACCGCGGTAGAACGCCTGAGCGAATCCTGTGCCGTCGGGCCGGTGGTGTCAAAACCGGCGGGCAGAACCACCCGGCCGGGGGATGATCTGTCGCAGGTGGACGGTGGCGTGGCTCACCCGCGTGCCGGAAACGCAGTAGCCCCAACGCGGACAGCGACGACCACGTGACCGGCGCCGAGGCGGCCTACGGCCCGGTGAGGCTCTGCTGCACGAGGGGACCGAACCTGGCGACCAGTTCGCCGACCGGCGCGGAGGCGATCGGCTCGATCCTGGCGATGTAGCGCGCCACCGTGATGCCCAGGATCTGGACGTTCACCATGCTCGCCCGCCAGGTGGCGTCCGGCGTGCCGATCAGCGCCGCCAGCCTGCCGGTGATCTCCCGGTCGATGAACTCGCGGAGCAGGGTCTCGGACTCGTCGTGGGTGGTCGCCGACCGGGTGAGCGTGACCAGCGGCGCGCGGTCGGAGGCGTCCAGGTTCTCCACGAGCGTCCGGACGAGGCGTTCACCGAGGGTGCCGAGTTCGCCGGTGAAGATCGATTCGATGGCGGGGGGCAGGTTCGAGGACATCTCGATCGCCGCGGCGAACAGGCCCTGCTTGGTGCGGAAGAAGTAGAACACCATCGCGGGGTCGACCCCCGCTTCGGTGGCGACCGCGCGCACCGTCGTGCCGCCGTAGCCGTGCTCGCGGAACAGGCCGCGGGCCGCGTCCAGGATCCGTTGCTTGCTCTCCGCGCCGGATCGCCAGCGTCCAGGGCGTCCGGGGGGACCGTCTTCCGTCGTTTCCGCCATCGCGGAGGAGCCTAGCGCAGTTTCTTCACCACCCGGTGGAGAACCTCTCGGAATGTCGCTACGGTGAACTTCATCAGGTGATGAAGAAAGGGGTGCGCGGATGAGGGTGATCGTGATCGGCGCGGGGCTCGGCGGGCTGACGCTGGCCAACGGGCTGCGTCAGGCGGGGATCGACGTCGCGGTCTACGAGCGGGACGAACCGGGGAGACGCAGGCAGGGCATCAGCCTGCACCTGGACGACCGGGGAAGGACGGCGCTGCGCGAGTGCCTGCCACCGGAACACACCGCCATGGCCGAGGCCACCCTGGGCGGACCGCGCGAGCACAGCCTGCTGCTGTCCGAAGTGGACGGAGAGCTCGCGGTCGCCCACCGGCAGCCGCTCGCGCCAGGACACCCGGTGCGGGCCCGCCCGGGCAGGCAGGCCCACCGGCCGCTGCTGCGGGCGGTCCTGCTGACCGGCCTGGCGGACGCGGTGCGGTTCGGGGCGGAGTTCACGCGCTTCGAGCGACGGGCAGGCGGCACCGTCAGGGCGCACTTCCGCGACGGCCGCACCGACACCGCGGACGTGCTGGTCGGCGCCGACGGCGTCGGATCGGCGGTGCGCCGCCAGTACCTGCCCGGCGTGCGCGTGGTCGACACCGGGAAACGCACGCTGATGGGCGCGGCACCCCTGCGCGCGGTGGCCGGAACCGGGTTGCCCGCGCTGATCGGCCACC
It encodes:
- a CDS encoding TetR/AcrR family transcriptional regulator — encoded protein: MAETTEDGPPGRPGRWRSGAESKQRILDAARGLFREHGYGGTTVRAVATEAGVDPAMVFYFFRTKQGLFAAAIEMSSNLPPAIESIFTGELGTLGERLVRTLVENLDASDRAPLVTLTRSATTHDESETLLREFIDREITGRLAALIGTPDATWRASMVNVQILGITVARYIARIEPIASAPVGELVARFGPLVQQSLTGP
- a CDS encoding error-prone DNA polymerase, whose translation is MSFNGGAGSRWKDLAARLDGRAVAEGIERDSPTSNRRRELYVPPQDLQRKPPPASSAASPAHVPFAELHCRSYFSFLDGVSSPEELVEEAARLGLDALALTDLDGMYGAVRFAQAARELGVRTVYGAELSLDLPRQQTGVAYPEGEHLLVLARGPEGYRRLCRVISAAHLRADAEKGLPRYDREELVRELAGHVKVLTGGDHGAVRSAYLTGGLPAAERALTTLIEQFGREHVVMELIAYGEPLDDVHNDDLAALAARHGLTAIASKGVRYHSPGRGRALAPAVAALRAKRSVDEMEGWLRASDDAFLRSGAEMIEIFSRYEKVVQNAALLGVECSFDLRLVAPRLPPFPVEEGYTEITFLRHLTWEGAARHYGPREENPKAYAQLDHELDIIEGLGFPGYFLVVWDIVRFCGENDILCQGRGSAANSAVCYALGITKADPVKWGLLFERFLAPERDGPPDIDIDIESDRREEVIQYVYERHGRHRAALVANVITYRNRSAVRDAARALGHSPGQIDRWAKTLDAWGSLASARADPDQDIPDDVLDLAAGLEGSPRHLGIHPGGMVITDQPVSEIVPVENARMADRTILQWDKDDCAEIGLTKFDLLGLGMLSAIHYTVDLVAEHEHTVIDLAHLDLADPKVYDMLCAADAIGVFQVESRAQLATLPRLRPREFYDLVVEVALIRPGPIQGGSVHPYIQRRNGGEWQHAHPLLARSLDRTLGVPLFQEQVMQMAVDVASFTASEADQLRRAMGAKRSHRKMAQLRERFYAGAAANGITGALADQIFTQVEAFAGYGFPEAHSMSFAHLVYASAFLKLYHPAAFCAGLLRAQPMGFYSTQSLTADARRHGVLIHHPDVDRSLAWTTTEPDPDSHGGVAVRLGLGEIRGLSEEVAARIVAERPFTGIDDLARRTELTTAQLENLATAGALAPLERSRRRALWTAGAAARDKPGLLPGTSVPAPPPALPGMTKLELLTADVHTTGLSPDQHPVDLLRTHLADRGAHTVAALSEVLGGTRVLVGGVITHRQRPPTAGGVTFLSLEDETGVVNVTVSPGLDRKYRTMIRASTALLVRGILESNSGALNVVADHLEPLSANGTTPSRDYR
- a CDS encoding NAD(P)/FAD-dependent oxidoreductase, encoding MRVIVIGAGLGGLTLANGLRQAGIDVAVYERDEPGRRRQGISLHLDDRGRTALRECLPPEHTAMAEATLGGPREHSLLLSEVDGELAVAHRQPLAPGHPVRARPGRQAHRPLLRAVLLTGLADAVRFGAEFTRFERRAGGTVRAHFRDGRTDTADVLVGADGVGSAVRRQYLPGVRVVDTGKRTLMGAAPLRAVAGTGLPALIGHHPASARVRGTMMALGVLRFTEPPSVAREQRLPALPASAVAEVEDYVMWAMPVVRERLGPVELPAAAWGAAKVLAADLPPALRSVVDEAWPRATVALRGGVIPPVAPWPASSVTVLGDAIHLAPGFGGNLAMRDARRLRDALVRAATGEQGLLAAIGDYEDALRRDSFPPAGARDSAASA